In Hermetia illucens chromosome 5, iHerIll2.2.curated.20191125, whole genome shotgun sequence, a single window of DNA contains:
- the LOC119656969 gene encoding uncharacterized protein LOC119656969: MDGTHQSLKWCAIRIALLVTDILDNFLDEINQKSRLIDKQPSSSTSLTLAPEKSHIKRDLQAIEYYNQIFPEAGQETRKTAAIGGQEAQTQEKLPPLPQRLTAGQNTTKSPSRTQGALKIRGSTKTQSPGQVQARCIYQANYPIATPAPEDEANSSATYARSQEGVPSGGQGRSAEYSQGFADGFSQASGQAGVGQVLPDFIAALLGGSSTYTGSNPAYSSPSAIADSLSQRSRQYNTFTVPNQGSNPSPLPNIPTPTPDSKLSPFVPIHQGYPSGSKNIEHTQFLTIPQMGGNPYGSPGFVEAGQCMPGQYKFVGCLSLPMSLTELQNQCIQRQAEIESLAASRTYAVPAKLKERPNAMEKGTYAIPGGPMANRTYTVSGQSYLPCNQSPGTSLGNRTYTIAGLGNSPWPTDQDPPMPIDNRTYNVAGPGHTDRNLNSALSTTISGISRVVANLQRTIDSANGELPTDPAELNL, translated from the exons ATGGATGGCACCCATCAGTCATTAAAATGGTGTGCAATAAGGATAGCTCTCCTAGTAACGGACATACTTGATAATTTTCTAGACGAAATAAACCAGAAATCCCGCCTTATTGACAAGCAACCTTCTTCATCTACCTCGTTGACACTGGCACCAGAGAAGAGTCACATCAAGAGAGACCTTCAAGCAATTGAATACTACAATCAAATTTTTCCAGAAG CTGGCCAAGAAACACGAAAGACTGCTGCAATTGGAGGTCAAGAGGCGCAAACTCAAGAAAAG ctccCCCCTTTACCACAACGTCTTACAGCTGgacaaaatacaacaaaatCCCCATCTCGAACTCAGGGTGCACTAAAAATAAGAGGATCGACTAAGACACAATCACCAGGTCAGGTGCAAGCAAGATGCATTTATCAAGCAAATTACCCAATAGCTACCCCGGCTCCAGAAGATGAAGCAAACTCCTCCGCAACTTACGCTCGCAGTCAAGAAGGTGTTCCATCAGGTGGACAAGGTAGATCGGCCGAGTACTCCCAAGGGTTTGCTGATGGATTTTCCCAAGCAAGTGGACAAGCAGGTGTAGGGCAAGTTCTTCCAGACTTTATAGCAGCACTGCTTGGAGGGTCATCAACGTACACTGGTAGCAACCCTGCTTACAGCTCGCCAAGTGCTATAGCTGACAGTCTTAGTCAAAGAAGCCGCCAATATAACACTTTCACTGTTCCAAACCAAGGATCCAACCCCTCTCCCTTACCGAATATTCCAACACCTACCCCAGATTCGAAACTTTCGCCCTTTGTGCCCATCCACCAAGGATACCCCTCTGGTAGCAAAAACATAGAACATACGCAGTTTCTAACTATCCCTCAGATGGGAGGCAACCCTTACGGTTCCCCTGGTTTCGTCGAAGCAGGCCAATGTATGCCTGGACAGTATAAATTTGTAGGCTGCCTCTCACTGCCAATGTCACTTACTGAGCTACAAAATCAATGTATCCAACGGCAGGCGGAAATAGAATCTCTAGCAGCCAGTAGAACATATGCTGTTCCTGCGAAACTGAAGGAAAGACCGAATGCCATGGAAAAGGGCACTTACGCAATTCCAGGAGGCCCAATGGCAAATCGAACGTATACTGTATCGGGGCAAAGCTATTTACCATGCAACCAAAGCCCGGGGACTTCATTAGGAAATAGGACGTATACCATTGCAGGATTGGGCAATTCACCATGGCCAACAGATCAAGATCCACCAATGCCAATTGACAACAGGACGTATAATGTTGCAGGACCAGGCCATACGGATCGAAACCTCAACTCAGCTTTATCTACCACAATCAGTGGAATAAGTCGGGTGGTTGCAAATCTACAAAGAACAATTG ATAGTGCAAATGGGGAGTTGCCAACTGATCCTGCAGAGCTGAACctgtaa